Proteins encoded in a region of the Lepeophtheirus salmonis chromosome 6, UVic_Lsal_1.4, whole genome shotgun sequence genome:
- the dia gene encoding protein diaphanous isoform X6 — MKSRRTPIGPPIGGLVRPNSVGDFNDVDEESWTAISQLSDSEIHVEFEKMLENMNLSEEKKQPLLMLSLNKKRDMLSMNSRNIARTQFHSPTDYIQYLSNTDMSLQKKYSCIESLRVALTNNSLEWVQEFGTKGLKQVLSLLKECFRSNDDKWVRVQHECIKCLKAIMNNKVGLKDVFEHKEALTLLARSLSPNLPQVMLEAAKLMAAVCMVPPDGYEKTLEAITIAGEMKGRDRFQPIVQGLLIRSNEVLRTNCLILINAIITSPEDLDFRLHLRNEFMRFGLIDVLDTLEDNASEELLLQLNVFYEHRDTDFDEFAQRFDNIRLELDDVNECFELNKNIVLDTPAEPYFLSILQHFLTIRDDPYVRLAYYKLIEECVSQIILHKNGCDPDFRATRRFSIDVEPLIDNLVEKSKFEEERNNEGMKSTLEDALTQKQETEAKLLQAQLRIEQLEEVMRSGGGSPSKLPVPPGLSDIVKPPNGGGVGPAPPPPPPPPPGIGGPPPPPPPPGMGGPPPPPPPPPGMGGPPPPPPPPGMGGPPPPPPPPGMGGPRPPGPPPPCAPIQQPSQDDILTKLGMKRKKKWTMNNPTKRTNWKSVPANKLTKDAFWTKIDEERLASDTLVENLMNKFSTKPPIRNSDNPDSTSNGNMGKKKTKELKVLDPKASQNLSILLGGALKHIPYDDLRICILRCDTSVLTDNLLEALIQYIPAPDQLNRLKEYEDEYDSLAEAEQFAISICGIKRLVPRLKSIMFQLRYPELVQDCKPDIVAATAACEEIKKSRKFAKVLEIILLIGNIMNTGSRNAQAVGFDISYLPKLSNTKDRENKGTLLHFLVELVERDYPELLNFSDELIHLDSAARVSQESISKILKQMDSSVKNLEMDLKNAARVPQEPEDTFMQVMGDFCADARSQCDILQAMSNKMGTLYNDLSDYFVFDKMKYTMEEFMGDIKTFKDQFKDAFDSITQERLAVEKLARAREAREKQDRERAQRAAKKRAIIDFNAPDDQEGVMDSLLEALKTGSAFNRDKKRNRAPRAAGAERRAQLNRSRSRGPPGHGSPAGAKDLIDIITEEIETDQPHRRSRSRNSSSALHSSGREREFPIPGLVNGGETMND, encoded by the exons ATGAAGAGCCGTCGAACACCTATTGGCCCGCCCATTGGAGGATTAGTCCGTCCGAATTCCGTTGGTGACTTTAATGATGTCGATGAAGAAAGTTGGACGGCTATTTCCCAACTATCAGATAGCGAAATCCATGTGGAATTTGAGAAAATGTTGGAAAATATGAACCTGAGTGAGGAGAAGAAGCAACCCCTTCTCATGCTCtcactcaataaaaaaagagatatgCTCTCAATGAACTCAAGAAATATTGCTCGGACTCAATTCCATTCACCTACAGACTATATACAGTACCTGAGCAATACAGACATGAgtcttcaaaaaaagtatagttGTATTGAATCTCTGAGAGTGGCTCTCACAAATAATTCATTAGAATGGGTTCAAGAGTTCGGAACCAAGGGTCTCAAGCAAGTGCTCTCCTTACTCAAAGAATGTTTTCGTTCAAA TGATGACAAATGGGTCAGAGTACAACATGAGTGCATCAAGTGTCTAAAAGCCATCATGAATAATAAGGTGGGCTTAAAGGATGTATTTGAACACAAAGAGGCACTGACACTATTAGCTCGTTCTCTTAGCCCTAATTTACCACAAGTAATGCTTGAAGCAGCAAAGTTAATGGCTGCTGTTTGTATGGTTCCTCCTGATGGTTATGAGAAAACGTTAGAGGCCATAACAATTGCAGGGGAAATGAAGGGTAGAGACAGATTTCAGCCTATTGTACAAGGGCTGTTAATTCGCTCAAATGAAGTACTTCGTACAAATTGTCTTATTCTTATCAACGCAATTATCACAAGTCCAGAGGACTTGGACTTTCGATTGCATCTACGAAACGAATTTATGCGTTTTGGTCTCATTGATGTTTTAGAT ACCTTGGAGGATAATGCATCAGAGGAACTCCTTTTACAATTGAATGTGTTCTATGAACATAGAGATACTGATTTCGATGAATTTGCTCAAAGATTCGATAACATTAGACTGGAACTTGATGATGTGAATGAATgctttgaattaaataaaaatattgttttagatACACCGGCCGAGCCTTACTTTTTGTCTATACTTCAACACTTTCTCACAATTAGAGATGATCCATATGTACGATTGGCGTACTACAAGTTAATTGAAGAATGTGTCTCCCAAATTATATTACACAAAAATGGTTGTGACCCTGATTTTCGAgcgacaagaagattttca attgatgTCGAACCTCTAATTGACAACTTGGTTGAAAAATCAAAGTTTGAGGAGGAGCGCAATAACGAGGGAATGAAGTCCACTCTTGAAGATGCACTAACTCAAAAACAAGAGACAGAAGCTAAGTTACTTCAGGCTCAACTTCGAATTGAACAACTGGAAGAAGTAATGCGATCGGGTGGTGGTTCTCCTTCTAAATTACCTGTTCCTCCTGGACTGAGTGACATTGTTAAACCTCCCAATGGGGGAGGAGTAGGTCCGGCACCTCCtcctccccctccccctccaCCAGGAATTGGTGGACCGCCACCACCTCCTCCTCCGCCAGGGATGGGTGGGCCTCCACCaccccctcctcctcctccgGGAATGGGTGGGCCACCACCACCTCCTCCTCCACCAGGAATGGGTGGGCCTCCACCCCCTCCTCCACCACCAGGAATGGGCGGACCAAGGCCTCCAGGCCCTCCTCCTCCATGTGCTCCCATTCAGCAACCAAGTCAGGATGACATCCTAACCAAGTTAGgtatgaaaagaaagaaaaaatggacCATGAACAATCCTACAAAGCGTACTAATTGGAAGTCT GTACCAgccaataaattaactaaagaTGCATTCTGGACCAAAATTGACGAGGAAAGACTTGCATCCGATACATTGGTcgaaaatttaatgaataaatttagtaCAAAACCTCCTATTCGAAATTCAGACAATCCAGATAGTACATCAAATGGAAACAtgggaaaaaagaaaaccaaagaACTTAAAGTATTGGATCCTAAAGCCTCTCAAAATCTTTCGATTCTTCTTGGAGGTGCATTAAAACACATACCTTACGATGATTTAAGGATTTGCATTTTACGCTGTGATACTTCTGTCCTTACTGATAACTTGTTAGAG gCTCTTATTCAATACATACCTGCGCCAGATCAACTAAATCGTTTGAAAGAATATGAGGATGAGTATGATTCACTCGCAGAAGCAGAGCAATTTGCAATAAGCATCTGTGGTATAAAGCGCCTTGTTCCTCGCTTGAAGTCTATCATGTTTCAACTACGTTACCCTGAACTCGTCCAAGATTGTAAACCAGATATTGTAGCTGCAACTGCTGCTTGTGAGGAAATTAAGAAGAGTCGAAAATTTGCTAAAGTTTtggaaatcattttattaatcggAAATATAATGAACACAGGGTCGAGGAATGCTCAAGCCGTCGGCTTTGATATCAGCTATTTACCAAAA ctaaGCAATACGAAGGATCGAGAAAACAAAGGAACCCTCCTTCACTTCTTGGTAGAATTGGTTGAACGAGATTATCCGGAACTTCTTAATTTTTCTGATGAGCTAATACATCTTGACAGCGCGGCCCGAGTCTCACAAGAGTccatttctaaaattttgaaacaaatggATTCATCTGTCAAGAATTTAGAAATGGATCTTAAAAATGCTGCACGCGTACCACAGGAACCTGAGGATAC CTTTATGCAAGTGATGGGTGATTTCTGTGCAGACGCTAGGAGTCAGTGTGATATCCTTCAAGCAATGTCCAATAAAATGGGTACTCTCTATAATGACCTCTCAGACTATTTTGTCTTTGACAAGATGAAGTATACAATGGAGGAATTTATGGGTGATATAAAAACGTTTAAGGACCAGTTTAaa GATGCTTTCGACTCAATAACACAGGAACGGTTGGCTGTGGAAAAATTGGCGCGTGCACGAGAGGCTCGTGAAAAACAAGACCGTGAAAGAGCTCAACGTGCCGCTAAGAAAAGAGCCATTATTGATTTTAACGCTCCTGACGATCAAGAAGGTGTTATGGACAGTCTCTTAGAAGCCTTAAAAACGGGCTCTGCTTTCAATAGAGATAAGAAACGTAATAGAGCCCCAAGAGCCGCTGGAG CTGAGCGCCGGGCTCAATTAAATCGAAGTCGATCTCGAGGCCCACCTGGGCATGGTTCTCCCGCAGGAGCTAAAGATTTAAT tgATATAATAACAGAGGAAATAGAAACTGATCAGCCTCATCGTCGAAGTAGATCTCGGAATTCTTCATCTGCCTTACATTCTTCTGGGCGAGAGAGAGAATTTCCTATTCCGGGCTTAGTAAACGGTGGAGAAACTATGAATGATTAA